A stretch of Linepithema humile isolate Giens D197 chromosome 3, Lhum_UNIL_v1.0, whole genome shotgun sequence DNA encodes these proteins:
- the LOC105669742 gene encoding uncharacterized protein — protein MTNPSRDVRPEDRPPGLDYPDPRSVRGGHQAHQANTVGQIGGPRIRRTRASSRRRMHLANEVPPQGSAGGNHLSDYALTADLLAERTLDGLLAEHPGELVRTGSPHVVCTVLPSHWRSNKTLPVAFKVVALGDVGDGTLVTVRAGNDENCCAELRNSTALMKNQVAKFNDLRFVGRSGRGKSFTLTIMLQTSPPQVATLSKAIKVTVDGPREPRSKTRHQAFHPFHFGPRPFPFGHPQDPLGFKLSGLQHLGLEQGAGQGWGGLPRGSLPPHCLPPPPGHHPHTHPQPVGASAFNPFHHAIEQRSPRLPGPNAESARSDLGPISVSVREVTPTTSPGNPGPGLLTTASVTAPTPPAESTTTTTTPSPSGHHSHFQGLHLLGATGSIFGSIFAPLLPQSSWLYNPLYHTQQYILEPDWHALALRMAQQRLQRPDQARLEELRKLRSSSDSPESSTKDEERRGDDQGALRRSGLDSPDDSIEVDDRNDQELNRDRVRSDESIPEQDSPRISPIRSDLEDAASTDATFQEASIRLRQSIENLNDSDLPIDQDQIARRGDLTVKIRLEGTVDLSTKKGQDKENVGQDLTMRRKDDGIDVEREAIRSRRERSPKPRQVWRPY, from the exons ATGACGAATCCTTCGCGAGATGTTCGACCAGAGGATCGGCCTCCCGGTCTAGACTATCCTGATCCTAGGTCAGTGCGTGGCGGTCATCAAGCGCATCAAGCAAACACGGTGGGTCAGATCGGCGGGCCTAGAATACGGAGGACCCGAGCGTCCTCGAGGAGAAGAATGCATCTGGCCAACGAGGTTCCTCCTCAAGGTTCGGCCGGCGGAAATCATCTTTCCGATTATGCTCTCACCGCCGATCTGCTCGCCGAGAGAACACTCGATGGACTTCTCGCCGAGCATCCTGGAGAACTTGTTCGTAcag GTTCCCCACATGTGGTCTGCACGGTATTGCCGTCACATTGGCGGTCGAACAAGACCCTTCCGGTAGCCTTTAAAGTAGTAGCCCTCGGCGATGTCGGGGACGGTACCCTTGTAACTGTTCGGGCCGGAAACGACGAGAATTGTTGCGCGGAATTGCGGAACTCTACCGCCCTAATGAAAAATCAAGTCGCCAAGTTCAACGATCTCAGATTCGTCGGTAGAAGTGGCAGAG GGAAGAGCTTCACCCTGACGATCATGCTGCAAACATCGCCGCCGCAGGTGGCCACCTTGTCGAAGGCAATCAAGGTGACCGTGGACGGTCCCAGAGAGCCGCGTTCCAAAACAC GGCACCAGGCCTTTCATCCCTTTCACTTCGGGCCTCGTCCGTTTCCCTTTGGACACCCGCAGGACCCGTTGGGATTCAAGCTGTCGG GATTGCAACACCTGGGTCTGGAGCAAGGAGCGGGCCAGGGATGGGGCGGGTTACCCCGAGGATCTCTACCGCCGCACTGTCTTCCACCGCCCCCCGGCCACCACCCGCACACACATCCACAGCCAGTTGGTGCATCGGCCTTCAACCCCTTCCACCATGCCATCGAACAGAGATCCCCGAGGCTGCCTGGACCTAACGCCG AATCCGCGAGGAGTGACTTGGGTCCTATCAGCGTGTCGGTGCGAGAAGTAACGCCGACAACGTCACCCGGAAATCCCGGACCGGGCTTGCTGACGACGGCTTCCGTAACGGCGCCGACGCCTCCCGCCGAATCGACCACTACTACCACGACGCCCAGCCCGTCTGGACATCATTCACATTTTCAAG GTCTTCATCTACTGGGTGCGACGGGATCCATCTTTGGATCGATATTCGCACCTTTGTTACCGCAGTCCTCTTGGCTCTACAATCCTTTATATCACACGCAGCAGTACATCTTGGAACCGGATTGGCACGCTCTGGCCTTAAGAATGGCACAGCAGCGACTACAAAGGCCGGATCAGGCCCGGCTCGAGGAACTCAGAAAGCTACGAAGCAGCAGTGACAGTCCTGAGAGCAGTACGAAGGATGAGGAGCGGAGGGGAGACGATCAAGGCGCTTTGCGTAGATCCGGATTGGATAGTCCTGACGATAGCATCGAAGTGGATGATAGAAACGATCAAGAGCTGAACAGAGACCGCGTTAGAAGCGACGAGTCTATACCCGAGCAAGATTCCCCGAGAATTTCGCCGATTAGAAGCGACCTGGAAGACGCCGCATCCACTGACGCCACCTTCCAAGAAGCGTCGATTCGTCTACGGCAGAGCATAGAGAATCTGAACGACTCGGATCTGCCGATCGATCAGGATCAGATCGCCCGTCGCGGCGACCTCACCGTGAAGATACGTTTAGAAGGCACGGTCGATCTCAGCACGAAGAAGGGTCAGGATAAGGAGAACGTTGGTCAGGATCTGACGATGCGAAGAAAGGATGATGGAATAGACGTCGAGAGGGAAGCCATTAGATCACGAAGAGAGAGAAGTCCCAAGCCTAGACAGGTGTGGAGACCTTATTAA